In Mycobacterium sp. Aquia_216, a genomic segment contains:
- a CDS encoding M20/M25/M40 family metallo-hydrolase has product MADGDSDSGDDLLQELLWTYGPCGQEDAVRAVCARELQPVVDDMWTDDAGNLIGFVGAAADSGADAARSRHRWTPTEGPGTGTRVMAHMDELSMLVKRIEPDGSLHVTQLGVMYPGNFGLGPVAVLGDNETFTGVLTLGSEHTTKESPRIWETKPDQGDRALDWQHVYVFTGRSPEQLSAAGVHAGTRICVDRSKRTLVDIGDDYVGSYFLDDRAAVTALLRAARLLRGSGQRPAEDVYLVFTTNEEIGGVGGSYASATLPGTLTLALEVGPTEQEYATTVTGGPIVGYSDALCVYDKDVADRLMQTATNRGLTPQAAVLGAFETDASHAKASGLTPRAGLLCLPTLSTHGFEVITRDAIDAMAAVVADFLVA; this is encoded by the coding sequence ATGGCGGACGGCGACAGCGACTCCGGCGACGACCTCCTGCAAGAACTGCTGTGGACCTACGGGCCCTGCGGTCAAGAGGACGCGGTGCGTGCTGTATGCGCGCGCGAACTGCAACCCGTCGTCGACGACATGTGGACCGACGATGCCGGCAACCTGATCGGGTTTGTCGGCGCCGCAGCCGATTCCGGTGCCGACGCCGCGCGGAGCCGGCACCGTTGGACCCCGACGGAGGGGCCGGGAACCGGGACGCGCGTCATGGCGCATATGGATGAGCTCTCCATGCTGGTCAAGCGAATCGAACCCGACGGCTCGTTGCACGTCACTCAGCTAGGGGTGATGTATCCCGGCAACTTCGGGCTCGGCCCGGTCGCCGTGCTCGGGGACAACGAGACCTTCACCGGGGTACTCACCCTGGGCTCCGAGCACACCACCAAGGAGAGTCCGCGGATCTGGGAGACCAAGCCCGACCAGGGCGATCGAGCGCTGGACTGGCAGCACGTCTACGTCTTCACCGGCCGCAGCCCAGAACAGCTTTCCGCCGCCGGAGTCCATGCGGGCACACGGATTTGCGTCGACCGCAGCAAGAGGACGCTGGTCGACATTGGTGACGACTACGTCGGCTCCTACTTCCTCGACGATCGCGCGGCAGTGACAGCCCTGCTGCGCGCCGCTCGCCTGCTGCGCGGCAGTGGGCAACGGCCCGCCGAGGATGTCTACCTGGTGTTCACCACCAACGAGGAAATCGGCGGGGTGGGTGGCTCCTATGCCAGTGCCACGCTGCCGGGCACACTCACGCTGGCGCTGGAGGTCGGACCCACCGAGCAGGAGTACGCGACTACCGTCACCGGCGGTCCGATCGTGGGCTATAGCGACGCGCTGTGCGTCTACGACAAGGACGTCGCCGACCGGCTGATGCAGACCGCGACCAACCGGGGCCTGACACCCCAAGCCGCGGTGCTGGGTGCCTTCGAGACAGATGCGTCCCACGCCAAAGCCAGCGGCCTGACGCCGCGCGCCGGGCTGCTGTGTCTGCCCACCCTGAGCACCCACGGATTCGAAGTCATCACCCGCGATGCGATCGATGCGATGGCCGCGGTGGTCGCCGACTTTTTGGTGGCTTAG
- a CDS encoding NAD(P)-dependent oxidoreductase produces MSDELRLGYIGLGNMGAPMATKMTEWPGGITVYDIRTEAMTPLVEKGAGIADSVADIAAADIVHITVLNDAQVREVVGELAAHAKPGTVIAIHSTISDTTAVELAAELKPHGIHVVDAPVSGGAAAAAKGELATMVGAEREVYERIKPAFKHWASVVIHAGEPGAGTRMKLARNMLTFTSYAAACEAMKLAEAAGLDLQALGRVVRHTDALTSGPGAIMVREDMKDLEPGNFLYEPFLHTRGLGEKDLSLALALGEAVSVDLPLAQIAYERLAAGLGVPHTEKES; encoded by the coding sequence ATGAGCGACGAATTGCGCCTCGGCTACATCGGGCTGGGCAACATGGGCGCCCCGATGGCCACAAAGATGACCGAATGGCCGGGTGGGATAACGGTTTACGACATCCGGACCGAGGCGATGACGCCGCTGGTCGAAAAGGGTGCCGGCATTGCCGACAGTGTGGCCGATATCGCCGCCGCCGACATCGTCCACATCACCGTGCTCAACGATGCCCAGGTGCGTGAGGTCGTCGGCGAGTTGGCCGCCCATGCCAAGCCCGGCACCGTCATCGCGATCCACTCCACGATCAGCGACACCACCGCTGTCGAGCTCGCAGCCGAACTCAAGCCGCATGGCATCCATGTCGTCGACGCGCCGGTCAGTGGTGGGGCCGCCGCGGCGGCGAAGGGCGAGCTTGCCACCATGGTGGGCGCCGAGCGTGAGGTGTACGAGCGGATCAAGCCGGCTTTCAAACACTGGGCGTCGGTTGTGATCCACGCCGGTGAGCCGGGCGCCGGAACACGAATGAAGCTGGCGCGCAACATGTTGACGTTCACGTCGTACGCGGCGGCGTGTGAAGCCATGAAACTCGCCGAGGCGGCAGGTCTGGATCTGCAGGCGCTGGGCCGGGTGGTGCGTCACACCGACGCGCTGACCAGCGGGCCGGGGGCGATCATGGTGCGTGAGGACATGAAAGACCTCGAGCCGGGCAACTTCCTGTACGAGCCCTTCCTGCACACCCGCGGGCTCGGCGAGAAGGACCTGAGCCTGGCGCTCGCCTTGGGCGAGGCGGTATCGGTTGACCTGCCGCTGGCCCAGATCGCCTACGAGCGGCTGGCCGCCGGCCTCGGGGTACCGCATACAGAGAAAGAGTCGTAA
- a CDS encoding SDR family oxidoreductase, translated as MRFENKVAIVTGSGGGIGQAYVEALAREGAAVVVADINLQGAEKVADGIKGEGGTALALPVDVSDPESAKAMADRTLAEFGGIDYLVNNAAIFGGMKLDFLITVDPEYYKKFMSVNLDGALWCTRAVYKKMAKRGGGAIINQSSTAAWLYSNFYGLAKVGINGLTQQLATELGGQNIRINAIAPGPIDTEANRSTTPQEMVADIVKGIPLSRMGQPEDLVGMCLFLLSDEASWITGQIFNVDGGQIFRS; from the coding sequence ATGCGGTTTGAAAACAAGGTCGCCATCGTCACCGGATCCGGTGGCGGTATCGGTCAGGCCTATGTCGAGGCGCTGGCCCGTGAGGGCGCGGCGGTCGTGGTGGCTGACATCAACCTGCAGGGCGCTGAGAAGGTGGCCGACGGGATCAAGGGTGAAGGCGGAACCGCGCTGGCTCTGCCGGTCGACGTCTCCGATCCGGAGTCGGCCAAAGCGATGGCCGACCGTACGCTGGCCGAGTTCGGCGGTATCGACTACCTGGTCAACAACGCCGCGATCTTCGGCGGAATGAAGCTCGACTTTCTGATTACTGTCGACCCCGAGTACTACAAGAAGTTCATGAGCGTGAACCTCGACGGCGCGCTGTGGTGCACCCGCGCGGTGTACAAGAAGATGGCCAAGCGGGGTGGCGGGGCGATCATCAACCAGTCGTCCACGGCAGCCTGGCTGTACTCGAACTTCTACGGGCTGGCCAAGGTTGGCATCAACGGCCTCACTCAGCAGCTGGCCACCGAGCTCGGGGGCCAGAACATCCGGATCAACGCGATCGCCCCGGGCCCCATCGACACCGAGGCCAATCGAAGCACCACCCCGCAGGAGATGGTCGCCGACATTGTCAAGGGAATTCCGTTGTCGCGAATGGGACAGCCTGAGGATCTTGTCGGCATGTGCCTGTTCCTGCTGTCGGATGAGGCGTCCTGGATCACCGGGCAGATTTTCAATGTCGATGGCGGACAGATCTTCCGGTCATGA
- a CDS encoding carboxymuconolactone decarboxylase family protein, which produces MDELRRKGLDKMNEVYGWEMPNIEGDAYFDLTVDHLFGDIWNRPGLSMRDKRIMTLTAVTAVGSRDLAEIQINAALLNGELSEDELKEMAVFLTHYLGFPLGSALNGAVSAVVAKRKKAAAKGAAEDKKGNVDAALKMHSGSD; this is translated from the coding sequence ATGGACGAATTGCGCCGCAAGGGCCTCGACAAAATGAACGAGGTGTACGGCTGGGAGATGCCCAACATCGAGGGCGACGCGTACTTCGACCTGACCGTCGACCACCTGTTCGGCGACATCTGGAACCGGCCGGGGTTGTCGATGCGCGACAAGCGCATCATGACGTTGACGGCGGTGACCGCGGTCGGAAGCCGCGACCTGGCCGAGATCCAGATCAACGCGGCCCTGCTCAACGGGGAACTCTCCGAGGACGAGCTCAAGGAGATGGCCGTCTTCCTCACCCACTATCTCGGCTTCCCACTGGGCTCCGCGCTCAATGGGGCGGTCTCAGCCGTCGTGGCAAAGCGCAAGAAAGCCGCCGCGAAGGGTGCCGCTGAGGACAAGAAGGGCAACGTGGATGCCGCGTTGAAGATGCACTCGGGTAGCGACTAA